The Epilithonimonas zeae genome contains the following window.
ATGTTGGCATCACTTTTATCAGTATAAAAAGTTTCATTTTGTGCCAGGATTTTCACATTGTATTTGTCAGCGAATTGAAGTAAAACTTCATTCAAGTGTTCTTCTTCAGGCAAATTATGATTTTGGATTTGAACATAAAAATCATCGCCAAATTCATCTTTCCACCATTGGAAAAGCTCTTCTCCTTTTTGTTCTCCGATATTCAAAATTGTGCTTGGAATATCGCCATTGATTCCCGATGTTAAGGCAATCAAACCTTCTTTGTATTGCGCAATCAGTTCTCGGCTGATTCTTGGGACTCCAAAATAAAATCCTTTCTGGAAACCGATACTGGAAAGTTTAACTAAGTTTTTATAACCATTAAAATCCTTTGCCAGCAAAACGACTTGCGTTCTTCTGTCGGGATCGTCTTTGGTAAATTGCTTTTGTTCATATCTTTCCGAAATATAAAATTCTGAGCCAACAATTGGAATCAGCTGGCTGGAATCTGGCTCCTCTTCATTGAATTCTTCTCCTTTTTCTTCTGCCTCAGCTTTTTTGGCTAAATATTCCTTATGCTTTTTTGAAACTGCTGAATTAGCACCTTCAACTGCCGTAACAAATTTGAAAGCCCCCATCATATTTCCAATATCTACAATGCCAACAGCGGAAAAATTATCGTCTTGTGCTTTTTTGATAAGATCATTAATACTCGTTGTCGCAGTCAGAGTTGAGAAAACAGTGTGATTATCAAAATTGAAATAGTTGCCTAAATCAATTTCGTCAATATTCGCAATGTCGGCCTGTTTCTTTTTGTTGTTGAAACTTGCGACTTGTCTTCTAATAACAATTCCGAAAGGTTTAATCGGATTTAGATTGAGCGTTTGAAATTCCTTTAATTGATCTTCACTGATTTTCAAAACCTCAGTTGGAATCACGCCAATTCTCATCATTTCGAAGAAAACCTGCGCAGTCGCGTTCACATCGGCTGCCGCATTGTGTGCTTCATCGAATTTGTGTCCGTATAATTTTTCGTAAAGTTCTTCAAGCTTCGGAGATTTGTATCTTCCGCCTCGCCCGCCTTCCAGTTTACAATAATCTGTTCCCAAAATCATTGTGTCGGCTTTTGGCTTTTCCTGCAGATTATCTTTGATGTTTTTCCGGTAAAATTCTGCGCCGACAATATTGTAATCAAATTCTACATTGTGTCCGGAAACAACTCTTACATTTTCCAGAGCTTTAGAAAATTCTTCCAAAATCTCTTGCAAATCACGACCTTCCTCATTCGCTATTTTAGTCGTAATTCCGTGAATTCTTGCAGCGTTGAAAGGGATGTCGTAACCTTCTGGTTTGATGATGTAATCTTGGTTTTCGATTAGGTTTCCGTTGTCATCGTGGATTTGCCAGGCAATCTGAACCATTCTTGGCCAATTGTCTGAATCTGAGAGCGGAGCGTTGAAATTTTTGGGTAAACCAGTGGTTTCTGTATCGAAAACTAAATACATTAAAATAGAATTTTGTGTAAAGTTAAGGTTTTAATAAGAGAAAAAAAATGGATACAAAGTCCGATTTTGTTAATTGTTCATAAAAAAGTTAATGCTGGTTAAATGTCTTTTTTCAGTAAGAATTAAATCTAATTTTGAAGAAAAATAGCCTTTGAAAAAACTTTTATTAGTTACTTTTTTATTCATTTCTAATTTTATTTTTTCTCAACAGATTAGAGGAAGAATTGTCTCTGATTCTGTAGCTGTGAATCAGGTTTTGGTTGTTAATATCAATTCTCAGGAAAAAACTTATTCTGATTCCAAAGGTCAATTTTTAATTAATGCCAATATTAATGATGAACTTCGGTTTGTAAAATCTGGTTACGAACGTAAAGTGATTAATGTGGAAAATGATGATGAATTGCTCATTAACATCGTGAAATTAGCTGTTGAAATAGAAGAGGTTGAAGTCAAGAAACAATTGAGTGGAAATCTTAGCAAAGATTCCAAATTATTTGATGAAAATAAAAAGAAAATTACACTTAATAATGATTTGAAAGTTTATTTCAAAGCGCCTTCCAGTGCAGAAGTTCTTAATGCAAAGCCTGGCGAATTTGTACAGCCAGTTGGAGGAGGAATTAGTTTTGGAAAGATTGATGATAAATGGGTCTTGACCGATTTTGTAGAATGGATCAGAGAAAATTTGAGAGATGAATATTTTACATCGATGGGATTAGATGTTTCTGAAATCAATTCATTTTTACATTACTCGTTGAGAACATTTAACACCAGAAATATTCTGAAATATGGTTTTTGTGATGAGCAGGATGTCGGGAATTTGAAGCTTCATTTTGAGGAAAAATTGAAGGATTTCAAAAAGTAACAGTTAATTTTTATAAAAAAGATTTATACGTTATGGTTTTTTTATCTTTGCAAAAACAATCCTAATGAAAAGAATTTTATTCAGTATAAGTTTTATATTTTCATTTTATTTTTCTAATGCTCAGGATCTTAAACTGAAGAATGAGTTCACTCAGCAAAGATTAAATAATGAAAATAAATTAGATTCTTATTTCTCAAAATCCACTGCAAAATATTCTCAAAAAGAAAGAGACAGCCTTAAGAAAAATCTTGCAGGTTTTGCTGCAGGCCAGATTCCTGTTTTTTATTCAATTGAAGAAACCAGTGCCAATGCGACTGCAAATGTCGATGAATTACAGGCTGGAACAGTTTCCGGAATTACATCTCCTTTGACGGGAAACGGAATCAAATTGACTGTTTTTGACGCTGGTCTTATTTTAAGTACGCACGAACAGTTTGCTACCGGAAGAGCTATTAATAAAGAAGCTACAACTGAAGCTCAGCATTTTCATGGAACCAATGTCAATAGTATTTTGATTGGGAATGGTATAGAAACAGGTAATTTTACACAATCCAGCGTTTCTTATCCAAAAGCTAATGCAAAGGGGATTTTGCCACAAGGAACTATTGATAATTATATGTTTGGAGCGACGGCTTTGGGCAATAATTATGAAAAATTGGCTAGTTTACCCAATCTTAATATTTCCAACCATTCCTATGGAACCAATTACGGTTGGAATAAACCAAACACTTCCAATACTTATTACTGGTACGGAAATTACGATTTGAACCATACAGATACTTATGCTGGTGCTTACGGAGATAACGATTATAACTTTGATAAAATTGTCTATTCTCAACCGCAACAGATTATTGTCAAATCAACTGGAAACTATTATAATATTGGACCTAATGCGTCGTCTGTAAAATACAGGTATAATTTTGCAACTAGCAGTTGGGTTACTTTTGGGGCTAATGATGAGGTGCCACCAGCTAACTGTAGTCAGGGAAATAATTGTATTTACTTTGGTTCCTTGGCAAAGAATATTATTACAGTTGGGGCAGTTAATCAATTAACGACAGCTAATCATAAATATACTCAGGCAAGTGATGTTGTAAAGGGAAGTTTCAGTAGTGCTGGTCCAAGAAAAGACGGAGCGGTAAAACCAGATCTTTCGGCGGTTGGAGTAGATATGATTATGGCCAATTATACTACTGCAAATCCAAATGCAACTAATCTTTATGTTGTAAATTTTGGAACTTCTTATGCTGCTCCAATGGTTTCCGGAATTGCTGGTGCACTGACTCAAATCGAAAGAAATATTTCTGGAAACAGCAGTTTTATTTTCAATGTTGATGAGATGAAAGCGTTGTTGACCCATACAGCGAATGAAGCGGGAAGACCGGGACCAGATGTTTGGTACGGTTGGGGTTTGGTAGATGCAAAGAAAGCAGCTCAGGTTTTAGTTAATAGACTGGATGAAGATGCTTATTTAGAAAAACAAACTTTGACATCAGGGCAACCTTTCACAAAACAAATCAAAGCAACTGGAACAGAACCTTTGAAGGTGAGTATCTCTTGGGTTGATCCTGCTATCACGCCATTTACAAGTGATACAGATCTTCAAAATAATCATACTTCCAGGATTGTGAATGATCTTGATCTTAGGGTAGTGGAAGTTGGCTCTGGTACAATCTATTATCCTTGGAGACTTGATATTAATGATCCTAATGCCAATGCTACAAAAGGCGATAATACAGTAGATAATGTAGAACAAATTGTGATTGATAATCCAACAACAAATGGAATCTACAGAATTGAGGTTAATAATAAAAACTCTATTGTGAATCAAGAAGGAAATGCAGCAACTCAAAATTTTGCTTTGATAGCTACTGGAACTAAGAAAATAACTTTAGCAGCCAATGATTCAAGTAAAGAAGAAGTTAAAATTTATCCTGCAAAAACAAAAGATATAATCAATGTCAGTGTGCCAAATGATATCGAGAGAATTGCTCTTTTTGATATGAATGGGAAACTGATTTTTGAAAATACAAAGACTTCAAAATTTCAAGTTATCAGTCTTAATAAGTTTACAAGCGGTGTTTACATCATTACTGTGAAAACAAAATCTGGAATTGTATCTAAGAAAATTATCAAAGAATAAATTCTTGATAAATCAAAATAAAAAAGCCATCGAAATTTCGATGGCTTTTTGTTTTATAATTACTACAAATTAGATTGTAGATAATCTCAATGTATTGGTTTTTCCGCCGTTATGAACTGGCATTGCATTTAGATTCACAACAAAATCGCCTTGCTCTACAAATCCGTAATTGTGCGTCAGCATATTCACTTGGATTACAGTCTCGTCAGTTGATTTTTGCATATCATAATAGAAAGCTCTAACGCCCCAAAGAAGGTTCAACATCGTAATCACACGTTTGTTGTTACTGAAAACGATGATGTGAGAAGAAGGTCTGTGTGCAGAGATTTGGAATGCAGTATAACCAGAACTTGTTAAAGTTACAATAGCTTCAGATCCTGTTGATTTTGCAATATCTACAGCAGAACGACAAACTTTATCAGTGATAAAACGCTCATCTACACAGTTGATTTTTTCTTCGATAACGTGGTTTAGTTTTGAATATAAAGCTGTCTTTTCGATATTCTTAACGATTTTAGCCATATTTCTAACCACATCTACAGGGTATTTTCCAACAGAAGTTTCTCCGGAAAGCATTACTGCATCAGCTCCGTCAAGTACAGAGTTAGCAACGTCATTGACTTCCGCTCTTGTTGGTGTCAAACTAGTAATCATTGTTTCCATCATTTGGGTAGCAATGATAACCGGCTTAGCATAAAGTCTAGCTTTATTTACCAAGTTTTTCTGGATAACAGGAACTTGCTCCATTGGAACTTCAACACCTAGATCTCCTCTTGCAACCATTAGACAGTCACATTCCATCAAAATTTCATCGATGTTTTTCACACCTTCTGGCTTTTCGATTTTAGCAATGATTGGTGTTTTCGTTTTGTTGGTTGGATGTTTTGCCATCAATTCTTTCAAATCGATGATATCCTGTGCATGACGCACGAATGACAAAGCGATCCAATCAAGCTCAAGATCCAACATAAAGTTAGCATCCTCGATATCTTTTTCTGTCAAAGCAGGAAGAGAAACATTGGTATTAGGAAGGTTAACGCCTTTTTTAGAACTCAATGGTCCACCTTGGATTGTTTTAGCTCTTACTGTATCTAAATTATTAGTTTCAATAACTTCAAAAACCAATTTTCCATCATCAATCAAGATTCTTTCCCCAACTTTTACATCCTGAGGGAACTTCTCATAAGTCATATAAACTTTAGTCGCATCGCCCTCCATCTTTTCGTTTGTGAAAGTAAGAACGTCTCCCGGGTTAAGGAAAGAACCTTCTTTTACTACACCAACTCTTAATTTTGGACCTTGCAAATCTCCTAAAATAGAGACTGAGTAGCCATATTCTTTATTGATTTCACGAATTATCTCAACATTTCTTTTCACCAATTCGTAATCGGCGTGAGAAAAATTAATTCTAAATACATCAACACCAGCTTGTATCATCTGTATCATCGTCTCCTTGCTAGAAGTAGCAGGGCCTAGTGTTGCAATGATTTTTGTTTTTTTTAGGTTTTTATTCATAATATTGAATTAATTGATAAAGTTCTTCTTCAGAACTCAGTGAATATTCCTGAATTTGAAATACGAAATTTTCCGGGAGCAAAATTAATGAAAAATCCGCAAACATATCGGAATTTGTAAGGATGTAATCTACATCTTGGTGTAGATTTAGTAAAAATTTAATATTTGATTCATCTGAAAAAAGTTGATTTTGAACTTTTTTTTCTATAGATAAAATCGATTTGTTGGAAATAAAGCTGTAACAGTTTTTTGAATATCTGTCATAAGCTTGATAACGAGAAAATTGATGATCAAAATATTCACCTTTGATGTATATATCATCAATTCTTTTGAAATTAAAATCATTGGTCTTATTGAGTAAAAAAAACAATTCGTGCTCTGGGATTGTTTTTACAAGTCGAATCAATCCTATGACGATCTCCGTGTGATCTTCTTCTAGCTTAAGAAATTGTTTTTTGACCTTCAATAATATTCTCTTTTTTACTCAAAACATAAAAAGCTCGTTGTGCTGCTTTTTCCTCGGCTTTCTTTTTAGAACTTTCTACGGCATTCGCTATCTTTTCGTTGTGCAACCAAACGTGACAGCGGAAAACGGTCACTTTATTAGGTTGGAATTCTTCGCAAGTCTCATACTTGATCGGAACTTTTTTCTTCTGGCTCCATTCCAATAGCAGTCCTTTGTAGCTGATGATTTTATTTTCCAATTTATTGATTGTGGAAGGCGTAAGAATCCTGTCTAAAACAATTTTCTTGCAAAATTCATAATCAATATCCAGATAAATAGCGCCAATCAAAGCCTCCAAAAGATTTCCGGAAATGTTTTCGCTCAGAATCGTTTGGCTTGTATCTGCTTGCAATAACGAACTTAATTTCAGATCTTCTCCAAGTTTGTTAAGATTTTTCCTGTTAACAATTTTGGACTTCATCTGCGTGAGAAATCCTTCATTTTCATTAGGATAAGCCTGAAAAAGATGACAAGAAATAATGGTTCCTAAAACAGAATCCCCTAAAAACTCTAGACGTTCGTAATTTTTTTTATTCGTACTTTTTGAAGAAGATTTTAAAGAAAATGCCTCTTTAAAGATTTCTAAATTATGAATGTTGTATCCAACAATTTCAGAAATTTTTTTGCGAAAAAGAATATCTTTTTCCGAAAGTTTTTGTGCTCTGTTTTTTGGAAGTAATTTTGAAAAATAACTTTTCAACTCCATAAAAACATATTATATTTTTTTGAAAAGAACACAAGCATTGTGACCTCCAAAACCAAAAGTATTACTCATAGCAATGTTAACATCTTTCTCAACAGCAGTGTTGAATGTGAAGTTAAGTCTGCTGTCGATTTTTTCATCGTCAGTAAAATGATTGATTGTAGGCGGAACAATACCGTGAATAATAGTGTGTAAAGCAGCAATAGCTTCTATAACACCAGCGGCACCCAATAGGTGACCAGTCATTGATTTTGTAGAATTGATCTGAATATCAAAAGCGTGCTCTCCGAATAATTTTGCAATGGCATTGGATTCTGCGATATCTCCTAATGGAGTAGATGTACCGTGCATATTGATATGATCTACTTCGTCAGCAGTTACACCAGCATCTTCCAAACAATTTTTCATTACCAGATAAGCGCCTAATCCTTCAGGATGTGGTGCGGTCATATGATGTGCATCAGCACTCATTCCGCCACCAGCTAATTCTGCATAGATTTTTGCTCCTCTTTGTTTTGCGTGCTCATATTCTTCAAGAATGATACATCCAGCGCCTTCTCCTAATACAAATCCATCTCTGTCTTTGTCAAAAGGTCTTGAAGCTGTTTTTGGATCATCGTTTCTTGTAGAAAGGGCGTGCATCGCGTTGAAGCCTCCCATACCGCTTGCTGTAACAGCAGCTTCTGATCCTCCGCAAACGATTACATCTGCTTTACCAAGGTTGATAAGCATTTTAGCATCAATCAAAGCATTGGCAGATGATGCACAAGCTGAAACTGTTGTGTAGTTTGGACCGTGGAAACCATATTCGATAGAGATATTACCTGGTGTGATATCTGCAATCATTTTTGGAATAAAGAAAGGATTGAATCTTGGAATACCATTGGACTCAGCAAAACCTAAAACTTCTGTTTCAAAAGTTTCCAGTCCGCCAATTCCAGATCCCCAGATTACACCTACACGATCTTTGTTAACATTATCTTCTATAAGTCTGCTGTGAGCGATAGCTTCTCTAGCGGCAATTTGTCCGAACTGAGAGTTTCTATCCATTTTTTTTGCCTCTTTCTTATCGAAATAGTTAAGAGGATCGTAGTTTTTTACTTCGCTTGCAAACTTAGTTTTGAAATTAGTGGAATCAAAAAGAGTAATAGGAGCAGCGCCGCTCTCTCCCTTTTTTAGGTTTTCCCAGTATTCTTTCGCATTATTTCCGATTGGTGTAATAGCGCCAAAGCCGGTTACAACTACTCTTTTTAATTCCATAAATTTTTTTCTGTCTAGATAATATTATTTATTTACAACTTCTTCGATGTAAGCAATAGCGTGACCTACAGTTGTAATTTTTTCTGCTTGGTCATCAGGGATTTGAATGTTGAATTCTTTTTCGAACTCCATGATAAGCTCTACAGTATCCAAAGAATCAGCTCCTAAATCATTAGTGAAGCTAGCTTCTGGAGTTACTTCTGTTTCTTCAACGTCAAGCTTATCAGCGATGATAGCTTTTACTCTTGATGCAATGTCTGACATAGTATTTATTTTTAATTATGTTAATTTAGGTGCAAATATATAAAATTTCAAATCATTTCAATTTTTTTTTACTTTTTTAAACTCGTTCTAAATCTATTCTTTTTATAATCAAATCTTTAGATTTACTCTCTATAGGCTACAAAATTTTGTTTATTTTTGCGTCTTATTACTAATGATATTATGGAACATTTTCCTGATAATGACGATGATCTGTTCACGGGCAAAGATCATACACCTCTCAGAAAGGACGCTTTTGATTTGAAACCTGAAGAGAAAGTTGAGAAAATAGAAGGACTTTTTGCGGAAATCATGGAGACTTTGGGTCTTGATATGGAAGATGATTCTTTGAAAGATTCTCCTAAGCGTGTTGCGAAGATGTATGTAAACGAGATTTTTGGTGGTCTTCTTCCGGAAAATAAACCTGGAGTTTCGACCTTTAAAAATCAGTATAAGTACCGCCAAATGTTGGTAGAGAAAGATATTACGGTTTATTCTTTCTGTGAACACCACTTTTTGCCAATTATTGGGAAAGCACACGTTGCTTATATCTCTAATGGTGAAGTAATAGGATTGTCGAAAATCAATAGAATTGTGGATTATTATGCAAAACGTCCTCAGGTTCAGGAACGATTGACAATGCAAATTGTGGATGCTTTAAAAGAAGCTTTAGGAACAAATAATGTCGCTTGTATCATAGATGCAAAACATCTTTGTGTGAATTGCAGAGGAATTAAAGATACGGCTAGCTCTACGATTACTGCGGAATTGAGCGGGATTTTCAGAACCAATCCAATTACTAGACAAGAATTCTTGCATTATGTAGGAAGTCACGCAAAGTTTGATTAAAATGGATTATCAAGTTCTTCGAGATATGGTCGAAAATCAGATTGAAAAATTTAATTCGATTTCAGAAAATCAATGGAATGAAAAATTATCTGATGAAAAATGGTCCAAAAAAGAAATATTAGGTCATCTGTGTGATAGTGCTCTTACTAATATGAGAAGGTTTGTTGTGACTCAATATAAAGAGAATGAAAATATTGTATATGACCAGAATTTTTGGGTAAAGGCTCAGAATTATCAGAATACCACGATTTTAGACATCGTATATTTGTGGAAATATTTGAACCTTCAGATTGTAAATGTGGTGGAAAATATTCCTGATGAATTGTTGGACAATGTTTGCGATACAACGAAATTAGAAAAACAATCTTTCACTTTAAGATTTATTATTGATGAATATATTAGTCATATGAATCATCACTTAAAAGTTATTAATAATGATAAAATTTAAAAAACAATCTCACA
Protein-coding sequences here:
- a CDS encoding S8 family peptidase codes for the protein MKRILFSISFIFSFYFSNAQDLKLKNEFTQQRLNNENKLDSYFSKSTAKYSQKERDSLKKNLAGFAAGQIPVFYSIEETSANATANVDELQAGTVSGITSPLTGNGIKLTVFDAGLILSTHEQFATGRAINKEATTEAQHFHGTNVNSILIGNGIETGNFTQSSVSYPKANAKGILPQGTIDNYMFGATALGNNYEKLASLPNLNISNHSYGTNYGWNKPNTSNTYYWYGNYDLNHTDTYAGAYGDNDYNFDKIVYSQPQQIIVKSTGNYYNIGPNASSVKYRYNFATSSWVTFGANDEVPPANCSQGNNCIYFGSLAKNIITVGAVNQLTTANHKYTQASDVVKGSFSSAGPRKDGAVKPDLSAVGVDMIMANYTTANPNATNLYVVNFGTSYAAPMVSGIAGALTQIERNISGNSSFIFNVDEMKALLTHTANEAGRPGPDVWYGWGLVDAKKAAQVLVNRLDEDAYLEKQTLTSGQPFTKQIKATGTEPLKVSISWVDPAITPFTSDTDLQNNHTSRIVNDLDLRVVEVGSGTIYYPWRLDINDPNANATKGDNTVDNVEQIVIDNPTTNGIYRIEVNNKNSIVNQEGNAATQNFALIATGTKKITLAANDSSKEEVKIYPAKTKDIINVSVPNDIERIALFDMNGKLIFENTKTSKFQVISLNKFTSGVYIITVKTKSGIVSKKIIKE
- the pyk gene encoding pyruvate kinase, coding for MNKNLKKTKIIATLGPATSSKETMIQMIQAGVDVFRINFSHADYELVKRNVEIIREINKEYGYSVSILGDLQGPKLRVGVVKEGSFLNPGDVLTFTNEKMEGDATKVYMTYEKFPQDVKVGERILIDDGKLVFEVIETNNLDTVRAKTIQGGPLSSKKGVNLPNTNVSLPALTEKDIEDANFMLDLELDWIALSFVRHAQDIIDLKELMAKHPTNKTKTPIIAKIEKPEGVKNIDEILMECDCLMVARGDLGVEVPMEQVPVIQKNLVNKARLYAKPVIIATQMMETMITSLTPTRAEVNDVANSVLDGADAVMLSGETSVGKYPVDVVRNMAKIVKNIEKTALYSKLNHVIEEKINCVDERFITDKVCRSAVDIAKSTGSEAIVTLTSSGYTAFQISAHRPSSHIIVFSNNKRVITMLNLLWGVRAFYYDMQKSTDETVIQVNMLTHNYGFVEQGDFVVNLNAMPVHNGGKTNTLRLSTI
- a CDS encoding IPExxxVDY family protein yields the protein MKVKKQFLKLEEDHTEIVIGLIRLVKTIPEHELFFLLNKTNDFNFKRIDDIYIKGEYFDHQFSRYQAYDRYSKNCYSFISNKSILSIEKKVQNQLFSDESNIKFLLNLHQDVDYILTNSDMFADFSLILLPENFVFQIQEYSLSSEEELYQLIQYYE
- the rnc gene encoding ribonuclease III, with protein sequence MELKSYFSKLLPKNRAQKLSEKDILFRKKISEIVGYNIHNLEIFKEAFSLKSSSKSTNKKNYERLEFLGDSVLGTIISCHLFQAYPNENEGFLTQMKSKIVNRKNLNKLGEDLKLSSLLQADTSQTILSENISGNLLEALIGAIYLDIDYEFCKKIVLDRILTPSTINKLENKIISYKGLLLEWSQKKKVPIKYETCEEFQPNKVTVFRCHVWLHNEKIANAVESSKKKAEEKAAQRAFYVLSKKENIIEGQKTIS
- the fabF gene encoding beta-ketoacyl-ACP synthase II, yielding MELKRVVVTGFGAITPIGNNAKEYWENLKKGESGAAPITLFDSTNFKTKFASEVKNYDPLNYFDKKEAKKMDRNSQFGQIAAREAIAHSRLIEDNVNKDRVGVIWGSGIGGLETFETEVLGFAESNGIPRFNPFFIPKMIADITPGNISIEYGFHGPNYTTVSACASSANALIDAKMLINLGKADVIVCGGSEAAVTASGMGGFNAMHALSTRNDDPKTASRPFDKDRDGFVLGEGAGCIILEEYEHAKQRGAKIYAELAGGGMSADAHHMTAPHPEGLGAYLVMKNCLEDAGVTADEVDHINMHGTSTPLGDIAESNAIAKLFGEHAFDIQINSTKSMTGHLLGAAGVIEAIAALHTIIHGIVPPTINHFTDDEKIDSRLNFTFNTAVEKDVNIAMSNTFGFGGHNACVLFKKI
- a CDS encoding acyl carrier protein, with translation MSDIASRVKAIIADKLDVEETEVTPEASFTNDLGADSLDTVELIMEFEKEFNIQIPDDQAEKITTVGHAIAYIEEVVNK
- the folE gene encoding GTP cyclohydrolase I FolE is translated as MEHFPDNDDDLFTGKDHTPLRKDAFDLKPEEKVEKIEGLFAEIMETLGLDMEDDSLKDSPKRVAKMYVNEIFGGLLPENKPGVSTFKNQYKYRQMLVEKDITVYSFCEHHFLPIIGKAHVAYISNGEVIGLSKINRIVDYYAKRPQVQERLTMQIVDALKEALGTNNVACIIDAKHLCVNCRGIKDTASSTITAELSGIFRTNPITRQEFLHYVGSHAKFD
- a CDS encoding DinB family protein, producing MDYQVLRDMVENQIEKFNSISENQWNEKLSDEKWSKKEILGHLCDSALTNMRRFVVTQYKENENIVYDQNFWVKAQNYQNTTILDIVYLWKYLNLQIVNVVENIPDELLDNVCDTTKLEKQSFTLRFIIDEYISHMNHHLKVINNDKI